In one Campylobacter insulaenigrae NCTC 12927 genomic region, the following are encoded:
- the yajC gene encoding preprotein translocase subunit YajC — translation MAENGNIWTSLLPLVVLFAIFYFLVIRPQQKQAKDHKLMISSLEKGDKIITSGGIICEVVKPEEDFIKVKLNDENVMIKISKDFIAKKIDA, via the coding sequence ATGGCAGAAAACGGAAATATTTGGACTTCATTGTTGCCTCTCGTTGTGCTTTTTGCAATTTTTTATTTTTTGGTTATTAGACCACAACAAAAACAAGCAAAAGACCATAAATTAATGATTTCATCTTTAGAAAAAGGTGATAAAATCATCACTAGTGGTGGAATAATTTGCGAAGTGGTAAAACCAGAAGAAGATTTTATCAAAGTTAAGCTTAATGATGAAAATGTAATGATAAAAATTTCTAAAGATTTTATAGCAAAGAAAATTGATGCGTAG
- a CDS encoding UvrD/REP family helicase: MNLLQSLNPSQKEAVLHIDGAMLILAGAGSGKTKTITTRLAYLIDKVGIPAHHTLTLTFTNKAASVMKHRALSLIENENSQNPLLCTFHKFGLLFLRLYSERISRANNFVIIDTDDKKKILKDLASENLQNSLSNIGAYISNFKNQSKNAQEIQQELELLEDEKSKSYREIIHTYEQYEQFLIQNNFMDFDDLLMLTNKILEDEVFAKEQSKKYAYITVDEYQDTNTLQYQILKKLCSNHENICVVGDDDQSIYGWRGAKIENILNFQEQFSNVKLVKLEQNYRSTNAILQAANELIEHNRKRLGKVLICTKDKGEEIEVLQNDDEKIESFKVAEKVTKLLKLGIDPSEIAILYRVNALSRALEEVFTIEKIPFKLLSGIRFYERSEIKDIISYLRLLSNLNDDYSFKRIINKPKRNFGKATLNKLQDYAKEHRLSLFEALCTMTGNGFFSKKTENEIEKFILSIHKLKEKNNLLDIITSLENEFKLKEFYKNSPEGEDKILNIDELYANLKDKISHGNYENLDDILNEITLLNEQDGLEQESICIMSIHASKGLEFDYVFIVGLEEGFFPLTSESSNIEEERRLAYVAITRAKKKLYLSYANSRFYKGSRTKLAKSRFLGESNVIKKELIFDDNTKSYKKGDLIKHKIFGIGRVIGVSKTRIEEKLTINFGGIERVIMSNFVEKLYE; this comes from the coding sequence ATGAATTTATTGCAAAGTTTAAATCCAAGCCAAAAAGAAGCTGTTTTACATATAGATGGTGCTATGTTGATACTTGCTGGCGCAGGTAGTGGAAAGACAAAAACTATCACTACAAGACTTGCATATTTAATTGATAAAGTAGGAATTCCAGCTCACCACACACTGACTCTTACTTTCACAAATAAAGCTGCTAGCGTGATGAAACACAGAGCATTGTCTTTAATTGAAAATGAAAATTCACAAAATCCTCTACTTTGCACCTTCCATAAATTTGGCTTGTTATTTTTAAGGCTTTATAGTGAAAGAATTTCACGGGCAAATAATTTTGTTATTATTGATACAGACGACAAAAAAAAGATTTTAAAAGATTTAGCAAGTGAAAATTTACAAAATTCATTATCTAATATTGGAGCTTATATTTCAAATTTTAAAAATCAAAGTAAAAATGCTCAAGAAATCCAACAAGAATTAGAATTATTAGAAGATGAGAAAAGCAAAAGTTATAGAGAAATTATTCACACCTATGAGCAATATGAACAATTTTTAATCCAAAATAATTTTATGGATTTTGATGATTTGCTAATGCTGACAAATAAAATTTTAGAAGATGAAGTTTTTGCAAAAGAACAAAGTAAAAAATATGCTTACATAACAGTTGATGAGTATCAAGATACAAATACTTTACAATATCAAATTCTAAAAAAATTATGCTCAAATCATGAAAATATTTGCGTAGTTGGTGATGATGATCAAAGTATCTACGGATGGCGTGGAGCTAAAATAGAAAATATTTTAAATTTTCAAGAACAATTTAGCAATGTTAAACTTGTAAAACTAGAGCAAAATTATCGTTCCACTAATGCTATTTTACAAGCTGCAAATGAATTGATCGAGCATAATAGAAAAAGATTAGGTAAAGTTTTAATTTGTACAAAAGATAAAGGTGAAGAAATTGAAGTTTTACAAAATGATGATGAAAAAATTGAAAGTTTTAAAGTCGCAGAAAAAGTTACAAAACTCTTAAAATTAGGTATTGATCCTAGTGAAATTGCTATACTTTACAGAGTTAATGCACTTTCTAGAGCCTTAGAAGAAGTTTTCACCATAGAAAAAATTCCTTTTAAGTTATTAAGCGGAATTAGATTTTACGAGCGATCTGAGATCAAAGATATTATTTCTTACTTAAGATTATTATCTAATTTAAATGATGATTACTCTTTTAAGCGTATTATAAATAAACCTAAAAGAAATTTTGGCAAAGCTACATTAAACAAACTTCAAGACTATGCCAAAGAACACCGATTGTCTTTATTTGAAGCACTTTGCACAATGACAGGAAACGGATTTTTTAGCAAAAAAACAGAAAATGAAATAGAAAAATTTATATTAAGCATACACAAACTCAAAGAAAAAAATAATTTACTTGATATTATTACTTCCTTGGAAAATGAATTTAAATTAAAAGAATTTTACAAAAATTCTCCAGAAGGTGAAGATAAAATTTTAAATATTGATGAGCTTTATGCTAATTTAAAAGATAAAATTTCCCATGGAAACTATGAAAATTTAGATGATATTTTAAATGAAATCACACTTTTAAATGAACAAGATGGCTTAGAGCAAGAAAGTATTTGTATTATGAGTATACACGCTAGCAAAGGTCTTGAATTTGATTATGTTTTTATTGTAGGATTAGAAGAAGGTTTCTTTCCGCTAACAAGTGAATCAAGCAATATAGAAGAAGAAAGAAGATTGGCCTATGTAGCTATCACAAGAGCTAAGAAAAAACTCTATTTAAGCTATGCCAATTCAAGATTTTACAAAGGTAGTAGAACCAAACTCGCTAAAAGTAGATTTTTAGGCGAAAGTAATGTAATCAAAAAAGAATTAATTTTTGATGATAATACTAAGTCATATAAAAAAGGTGATTTAATCAAACATAAAATTTTTGGTATAGGTAGAGTTATAGGTGTAAGTAAAACAAGAATTGAAGAAAAATTAACCATTAATTTTGGCGGCATAGAAAGAGTTATAATGTCAAATTTTGTAGAAAAATTATATGAATAA
- the metK gene encoding methionine adenosyltransferase → MYLFTSEVVSAGHPDKCADIIADNIVDAFLIHDKDSRVASEVFVAGNKVVIGGEIKSKHKLEKIDYENIVKKALADIGYNGHPHFSKKQCLHPDDVEVMVFLNEQSPDINQGVDQEDGETGAGDQGIMFGFASDEAKEYMPAAISYARMLCDKVYNYAKQNPDKLGVDIKTQVTIDYETKENFENCKPKSIHTIVVSAPCVDNMDIENLRSLIMELILDTNLPKELFHIDKTRILINPTGKYVNHSSLHDSGLTGRKLIVDSFGGYAPIGGGAQSSKDYTKVDRSGLYAARWLAKNIVAAQLAKKCIVQLSYAIGVAKPTSVSVDCMGTNTRLNDDVLSDFVMKNFPLTPNWIKNKFALDKPSKDTFLYADVAARGQVGQADYPWEKLDAVEEFKSLK, encoded by the coding sequence ATGTATTTATTTACTTCTGAGGTTGTTAGCGCAGGACATCCAGATAAGTGTGCAGATATAATAGCTGATAATATTGTTGATGCTTTTTTAATTCATGATAAAGATTCGCGTGTTGCTAGTGAAGTATTTGTTGCTGGTAATAAGGTTGTAATTGGTGGTGAAATTAAATCTAAACATAAATTAGAAAAGATAGATTATGAAAATATAGTCAAAAAAGCCTTAGCTGATATTGGTTATAATGGTCACCCACATTTTAGCAAAAAACAATGCTTACATCCTGATGATGTGGAGGTTATGGTATTTTTAAATGAGCAAAGTCCTGATATTAATCAAGGTGTTGATCAAGAAGATGGTGAAACAGGAGCTGGTGATCAAGGTATAATGTTTGGTTTTGCAAGTGATGAAGCTAAAGAATATATGCCTGCAGCGATTTCTTATGCAAGAATGCTTTGTGATAAAGTATATAATTATGCTAAACAAAATCCTGATAAGCTTGGAGTTGATATAAAAACTCAAGTTACAATTGATTATGAGACTAAAGAAAATTTTGAAAATTGCAAACCTAAAAGTATTCACACCATAGTGGTTTCAGCACCATGCGTAGATAATATGGATATTGAAAATTTAAGATCTTTGATTATGGAATTAATTTTAGATACAAATTTACCAAAAGAACTTTTTCATATAGATAAAACAAGAATTTTGATTAATCCGACAGGAAAATATGTAAATCACAGTTCATTACATGATAGTGGCTTAACAGGAAGAAAGTTAATAGTAGATAGTTTTGGTGGTTATGCTCCAATAGGTGGAGGAGCGCAATCTTCTAAAGATTACACCAAGGTGGATAGAAGTGGCTTGTATGCTGCAAGATGGCTTGCTAAAAATATAGTTGCCGCTCAGCTTGCAAAAAAATGCATTGTCCAGCTTTCTTATGCTATAGGTGTTGCTAAACCAACTTCAGTAAGCGTGGATTGTATGGGGACGAATACTAGATTAAACGATGATGTTTTGAGTGACTTTGTGATGAAGAATTTTCCTTTAACTCCTAATTGGATTAAAAATAAATTTGCTCTTGATAAACCTAGCAAAGATACATTTTTATATGCTGATGTTGCTGCTAGAGGTCAAGTTGGTCAGGCGGATTATCCTTGGGAAAAACTTGATGCTGTGGAAGAGTTTAAATCATTAAAATGA
- a CDS encoding aspartate carbamoyltransferase catalytic subunit gives MKHLITTKDFSNQEILELFKDAKSYLDEKERDDLKGKSVTTIFFENSTRTQSSFESAARRLGAKVLKLDVSRSSSSKGETLFDTAANLDAMAPNVIVVRHKNSGVPYALANYTHCPIINGGDGKHAHPTQALLDLFTIMEYFNYNVKDKKIAIVGDIKNSRVAASNLELLPRFGIDISLVGPPHFMPNYPIKQFHKLKDIIDDVDIIMSLRTQTERHNIPTYASLKDYANDFCITKKLIKDKELIILHPGPVHRNIDISDEIMADKRSKVLTQVKNGVAIRMAVLKKLILESKI, from the coding sequence ATGAAGCACTTAATTACCACAAAAGATTTTAGCAATCAAGAAATTTTAGAGCTTTTTAAAGACGCTAAGTCTTATTTAGATGAAAAAGAACGAGATGACTTAAAAGGCAAAAGCGTTACAACAATTTTTTTTGAAAATTCAACAAGAACACAATCAAGCTTTGAAAGCGCAGCAAGAAGATTAGGTGCAAAAGTATTAAAACTTGATGTTTCAAGAAGTAGCTCAAGCAAAGGTGAAACACTTTTTGATACTGCTGCTAATTTAGATGCTATGGCGCCTAATGTCATTGTAGTAAGACATAAAAATTCAGGTGTTCCATATGCACTTGCTAATTATACTCATTGTCCCATTATTAACGGTGGTGATGGAAAACATGCGCATCCAACGCAAGCCCTTCTTGATCTTTTTACTATAATGGAATATTTTAACTATAATGTTAAAGATAAAAAAATTGCTATAGTCGGGGATATAAAAAATTCTCGTGTTGCAGCTTCGAATTTAGAATTACTTCCTAGATTTGGTATCGATATTTCTTTAGTTGGACCTCCACATTTTATGCCAAATTATCCTATAAAACAATTTCACAAATTAAAAGATATTATTGATGATGTTGATATAATTATGAGTCTTAGAACACAAACTGAAAGACATAATATACCAACTTATGCATCATTGAAAGATTATGCAAATGATTTTTGTATCACAAAAAAGCTTATAAAAGATAAAGAACTTATCATACTACATCCAGGTCCTGTACATAGAAATATAGATATAAGCGATGAAATTATGGCAGATAAAAGATCAAAAGTTTTAACGCAAGTCAAAAATGGAGTTGCTATTAGAATGGCTGTATTAAAAAAATTAATTTTAGAAAGTAAAATATGA
- a CDS encoding apolipoprotein N-acyltransferase, producing the protein MKSKYFRFLPFLPLFLKFINSNSIIFKIIKAFFSALLISNFIYLSFFEILFLELLNPFLSIYGLVILLRSKSKMSYFLTGFFIGILWFWWIGLSSIYFNLSYLIPVEIFIIGIIYGVLFLICYFLHFDFLRLCGIFLLSFIHPFGFDWLNFGILSVYGIFDANYKGAVIIFLIAYFYYERYISRYYKIGIILILILIGLQYEQKFPDELKLDYKLIQTHIPQDQKFIQENLQTHSNMIINQIIQAIKEKKELIVFPETAFAFALNKSSYHIQLLKELSHKIIIITGAISLSSNNIYNSTYIFNKGKIEIFNKYYLVPFGEEIPIFKKLFKKNFYDLEEFSKGSMLNRYSLNGQNITNAICYEATKEQLYKDSKIIIAISNNAWFNHSIQHRLQNILLRFYANNYNVSIYHSTNGEGNAVIKPKEILLQKIKDKMKLFKASF; encoded by the coding sequence ATGAAGTCCAAATATTTCCGTTTTCTGCCATTTCTTCCCCTTTTTTTAAAATTTATAAACTCTAATTCTATCATCTTTAAAATAATAAAAGCCTTTTTTTCTGCACTTTTAATTTCAAATTTTATATATCTTTCTTTTTTTGAAATTTTATTTTTAGAATTACTTAATCCTTTTTTAAGTATCTATGGTCTAGTTATATTATTGCGTAGTAAAAGTAAAATGTCCTATTTTCTAACAGGTTTTTTTATAGGAATTTTATGGTTTTGGTGGATAGGATTATCATCAATTTATTTTAATTTATCTTATTTGATTCCTGTAGAGATATTTATTATTGGAATTATTTATGGTGTTTTATTTTTAATTTGCTACTTCTTACATTTTGATTTTTTACGTCTTTGCGGAATTTTTTTACTAAGTTTTATACATCCTTTTGGTTTTGATTGGCTGAATTTTGGAATTTTAAGTGTATATGGAATATTTGATGCAAATTATAAGGGTGCAGTTATTATTTTTCTTATAGCTTATTTTTATTACGAAAGATATATCTCAAGATACTATAAAATAGGCATTATTTTAATTTTAATTTTAATAGGTCTCCAATACGAGCAAAAATTTCCAGACGAATTAAAATTAGACTACAAACTCATCCAAACTCACATACCTCAAGATCAAAAATTCATACAAGAAAATTTACAAACTCATTCGAATATGATTATAAATCAAATAATACAAGCAATTAAAGAAAAAAAAGAATTAATAGTTTTTCCAGAAACTGCCTTTGCCTTTGCATTAAATAAAAGTTCATATCACATACAACTTTTAAAAGAACTATCTCACAAAATCATTATCATCACTGGAGCCATAAGCTTATCTTCTAATAATATTTATAATAGTACTTATATCTTTAATAAAGGAAAAATAGAAATTTTTAACAAATATTATCTTGTTCCATTTGGGGAAGAAATTCCTATTTTCAAGAAATTATTTAAAAAAAATTTTTATGATTTAGAAGAATTTTCAAAAGGAAGTATGCTTAATCGATATAGCTTAAATGGACAAAATATAACTAATGCTATATGCTATGAAGCAACAAAAGAACAATTATATAAAGATTCTAAAATTATCATAGCTATTTCAAACAACGCATGGTTTAACCACTCTATTCAACATAGACTGCAAAATATTTTACTTCGATTTTATGCGAACAATTACAATGTAAGTATATATCATTCAACTAATGGAGAAGGTAATGCAGTAATAAAACCAAAAGAAATCTTATTACAAAAGATAAAAGATAAAATGAAGCTTTTTAAAGCCTCATTTTAA
- a CDS encoding M3 family oligoendopeptidase — MKTWDLSILFKDEKELNLYIDELSKQTKQFKQNYENNLNSLNNENFLQALQKYENLILKLSHVLTYVYLIFAQDTTKGSFYAKYENLSKEIEENLLFFELEFCELSEEKSQDFINHCKNYAFYLENLIKHKQHNLSQKEERIILHLSNTGASAFSRLFDETFSALRFKFDGKKISEEEILSKLYDSDRSIRKKASKCFSKGLKKQNKLLVYIFNMIKTELSSICKLRAYENPETPRHIKNQISKKSVDALINSTENSFDLVAKFYNAKKKILGYKHLKDYDRYAPIGQDMQINFEDAKQTVLQAFKNFSTEFYNIANEAFNNGWIDVYPKDFKQSGAFSHSSTPLTHPYILLNFTNKRRDLFTLAHELGHTIHQKLSYNVSFLNQDTPLTTAETASVFAEMLIFDHIKEKLNKNELLSLYAAKIEDIFATLYRQINFTTFERKFHAKSEELNSKELSEIWMEESQKMFKDSVKLSKEYSLWYSYIPHFIHSPFYCYAYAYAQLLVLALYGLYKSKKCENFVQLYIKFLSSGGSKSPNELVSMFGFDIESDEFWNIGLEQVKKMVDEFLRLSDD; from the coding sequence ATGAAAACTTGGGATTTGAGTATCTTATTTAAAGATGAAAAAGAATTAAATTTATATATAGATGAGCTAAGCAAACAAACGAAACAATTTAAGCAAAACTACGAAAACAACTTGAATAGTTTAAACAATGAGAATTTTTTACAAGCTTTACAAAAATACGAAAATCTAATTTTAAAGCTCTCTCATGTTTTGACTTATGTATATTTAATATTTGCCCAAGATACAACCAAAGGTTCATTTTATGCAAAATACGAAAATTTGAGCAAAGAAATAGAAGAAAATTTGCTTTTTTTTGAACTTGAATTTTGTGAATTAAGTGAAGAAAAAAGTCAAGATTTTATAAATCATTGTAAAAATTATGCTTTTTACTTAGAAAATCTTATAAAACATAAACAACATAATCTTTCACAAAAAGAAGAAAGAATAATTTTGCACCTATCAAATACTGGTGCTAGTGCTTTTTCAAGATTGTTTGATGAAACTTTTAGCGCATTAAGATTTAAATTTGATGGAAAAAAAATAAGTGAAGAAGAAATTCTAAGTAAGCTTTATGATTCTGATAGAAGTATTAGAAAAAAAGCATCAAAATGTTTTAGCAAAGGTTTAAAAAAGCAAAATAAGCTTTTAGTCTATATTTTTAATATGATTAAAACAGAACTTTCTAGTATATGTAAATTGAGAGCTTATGAAAATCCTGAAACTCCAAGACATATCAAAAATCAAATTTCTAAAAAAAGTGTAGATGCACTCATTAATTCAACTGAAAATTCCTTTGATCTAGTTGCTAAATTTTACAATGCTAAAAAGAAAATACTAGGCTACAAACATCTCAAAGATTACGATAGATATGCACCAATTGGACAGGATATGCAAATAAATTTTGAAGATGCAAAACAAACTGTTTTGCAAGCTTTTAAAAATTTTTCAACAGAATTTTATAATATAGCTAATGAAGCTTTTAACAATGGTTGGATCGACGTTTATCCTAAAGACTTCAAACAAAGCGGAGCTTTTTCTCATTCTAGCACTCCACTAACGCATCCATATATTTTATTAAATTTTACTAATAAAAGACGAGATCTTTTCACTTTAGCCCACGAACTTGGTCATACCATCCATCAAAAACTTTCATATAATGTTAGTTTTTTAAATCAAGATACACCATTAACTACTGCAGAAACAGCTTCAGTATTTGCTGAAATGTTAATTTTTGACCATATAAAAGAAAAATTAAATAAAAACGAACTTTTATCTTTATATGCTGCTAAAATCGAAGATATATTCGCTACATTGTATAGGCAAATTAATTTTACTACATTTGAAAGAAAATTTCATGCCAAAAGCGAAGAGTTAAATTCCAAGGAATTAAGCGAAATTTGGATGGAAGAATCCCAAAAGATGTTTAAAGATAGTGTCAAATTAAGCAAAGAATATTCATTATGGTATTCTTACATACCACATTTTATCCATTCACCATTTTATTGCTATGCTTATGCTTATGCACAACTTCTAGTACTTGCTTTATATGGTCTATATAAAAGCAAAAAATGTGAAAATTTTGTACAACTATATATCAAATTTTTAAGTAGTGGAGGAAGTAAAAGTCCAAATGAGCTTGTGTCTATGTTTGGATTTGATATAGAAAGTGATGAATTTTGGAACATAGGTTTAGAGCAGGTAAAAAAAATGGTAGATGAATTTTTAAGGCTTAGTGATGATTGA
- the sstT gene encoding serine/threonine transporter SstT has protein sequence MNFISSIITHYKNGNLILQICIGIILGILIGLLSKDLAAFADILGNLFTGALKAIAPILVFILILTTICTKEFNHGNTKIKHIIFLYIFGTFLASLSAVSISFIFPVELVLTNIEKASNSSPSHIGEVFKTLLFQMVDNPIHALSSGNYLSILVWAIGGGFALRHCSNDAKQLFTDINEGVLKIVKFIVKLAPFGIFGLVANSVAQTGAQGLLSYAKLLIILVLTMLFVAFIINALIVFIYTKKNPYPLIFICIKHSAVFAFFTRSSAANIPVNMALCSKLNIDNNLYSISIPLGATINMAGAAVTIAILSLAAAHTVGIEINFLQAILLSILAAFAACGASGVAGGSLLLIPLACSLFNIDYNIAMQVVAVGFIIGVIQDSVETALNSSTDVLFSAICSDNELNLKF, from the coding sequence ATGAATTTTATTTCTAGTATAATTACACATTATAAAAATGGTAACTTAATATTGCAAATTTGTATTGGTATTATTTTAGGGATACTCATTGGATTGCTTTCTAAGGATCTAGCTGCTTTTGCTGACATATTGGGTAATTTATTTACAGGAGCATTAAAAGCAATAGCGCCTATTTTGGTATTTATTTTGATCTTAACAACAATATGCACAAAAGAATTCAATCATGGAAACACTAAAATAAAACATATCATTTTTTTATATATATTTGGAACCTTTTTAGCCTCACTTAGCGCTGTGAGTATTAGTTTTATCTTTCCTGTTGAACTTGTTTTAACAAATATTGAAAAAGCTTCGAATTCAAGTCCATCTCATATTGGTGAAGTTTTTAAAACTTTACTGTTTCAAATGGTAGATAATCCCATACATGCTCTTTCTTCAGGAAACTATTTAAGTATTTTAGTATGGGCAATAGGTGGAGGTTTTGCTCTTAGACATTGTTCTAATGACGCAAAACAACTTTTTACAGATATTAACGAAGGTGTATTAAAAATAGTTAAATTTATTGTCAAACTCGCTCCTTTTGGAATTTTTGGCCTTGTGGCAAATTCTGTAGCTCAAACTGGAGCTCAAGGTCTTTTAAGTTATGCAAAATTGTTGATAATCTTGGTTTTAACTATGCTTTTTGTAGCTTTTATTATCAATGCTTTAATTGTTTTTATTTATACAAAAAAAAATCCATATCCATTGATTTTTATTTGTATAAAACATAGTGCCGTGTTTGCATTTTTTACAAGAAGTTCTGCAGCAAATATTCCTGTAAATATGGCTTTATGCTCAAAACTTAATATTGACAACAATCTTTACAGCATCTCTATACCTTTGGGTGCCACTATTAATATGGCTGGAGCTGCTGTAACCATAGCCATATTAAGCTTAGCTGCTGCTCATACAGTTGGAATTGAAATTAATTTTTTACAAGCTATATTGTTGAGTATTTTAGCAGCTTTTGCTGCTTGTGGAGCAAGCGGTGTAGCTGGAGGATCGCTACTTTTAATACCACTTGCATGTTCTTTATTTAATATTGATTATAATATTGCTATGCAAGTTGTGGCTGTAGGATTTATTATAGGGGTTATTCAAGATAGCGTAGAAACTGCACTTAATAGCTCTACAGATGTTTTATTTAGTGCAATTTGTTCTGATAATGAGCTTAATTTAAAATTTTAA
- the secD gene encoding protein translocase subunit SecD: MRSGKITYRSIIFLIVFIIGLVFSIPSFMQTQNGAKINLGLDLQGGLYMLLGVEVDEAIKSKIKSIASSLSYSMNKEDIIVDKIKVNDDNINFTLLDENDVTRIDLLLKDIKGLAIEHQDFHYTISLTQEEIKLTQEQAILQAVETIRNRLDQFGLAEPNVARSGEDKILVELPGIKTAADETRARELIAKAAHLQLMEVDDVRMDQVNNLTPREAAEYGDVIFEDAKNPQIKYIVKSIPILDGAMLTDAKVGFGQGNNLPVINFTLNSEGAKKFGDYTGNNVGKRLAIVLDNKVYSAPRINERIGGGSGQISGGFTVEEAHDVAIALRSGALLAPVKMLEKRSVGPSLGADSIKMSMIALAGASILVIAFMIIYYGIAGIFANIALVANILMIIAVMAMFGATLTLPGMAGLVLTVGMAVDSNVIINERIRELLREGMSIKQSVEGGYKHAMSAILDSNITSLITSVVLYAYGTGAVKGFAVTLSIGILVSMITSIVGTHGMFEIFMNRMEKSNNTRLWFGYRRP, translated from the coding sequence ATGCGTAGTGGAAAAATTACCTACAGAAGTATTATTTTTCTTATAGTTTTTATTATCGGTCTAGTTTTTTCTATACCTTCTTTTATGCAAACTCAAAATGGAGCTAAAATTAATTTAGGACTTGATTTGCAAGGTGGCTTATATATGTTACTTGGGGTTGAGGTTGATGAGGCAATTAAATCAAAAATCAAGTCTATAGCTTCATCTCTTAGTTATTCTATGAATAAAGAAGATATTATTGTTGATAAGATAAAAGTTAATGATGATAATATAAATTTTACCCTTTTAGATGAAAATGATGTTACTAGAATTGATCTGTTGTTAAAAGATATTAAAGGTTTGGCTATTGAACATCAAGATTTTCATTATACAATTTCTTTAACTCAAGAAGAAATTAAACTTACGCAAGAACAAGCTATATTACAAGCAGTTGAGACTATAAGAAATCGGTTGGATCAATTTGGACTTGCAGAACCAAATGTAGCACGCTCAGGAGAGGATAAAATTTTGGTTGAACTTCCTGGTATTAAAACTGCTGCAGATGAAACAAGAGCAAGAGAGCTTATTGCTAAAGCAGCACATTTGCAATTAATGGAAGTAGATGATGTAAGAATGGATCAAGTTAATAACCTCACACCAAGAGAAGCTGCAGAATATGGAGATGTAATTTTTGAAGATGCTAAAAATCCTCAAATAAAATACATTGTAAAATCTATACCAATATTAGATGGTGCAATGTTAACAGATGCTAAAGTTGGTTTTGGGCAAGGAAATAATCTACCAGTTATCAATTTTACTTTAAATTCAGAAGGCGCAAAAAAATTTGGAGATTATACGGGAAATAATGTAGGTAAGCGTCTAGCGATAGTTTTAGATAATAAAGTGTATTCTGCACCACGAATTAATGAAAGAATTGGTGGGGGTAGTGGACAAATTAGTGGTGGTTTTACGGTGGAAGAAGCTCACGATGTTGCTATTGCCTTGAGAAGTGGTGCGCTTTTGGCACCTGTAAAAATGCTTGAAAAAAGAAGTGTTGGCCCATCATTAGGAGCTGATAGTATTAAAATGAGCATGATTGCTTTGGCTGGAGCGTCTATTTTAGTAATTGCTTTTATGATCATATATTATGGTATAGCAGGAATATTTGCTAATATTGCTTTGGTCGCAAATATTTTGATGATTATTGCTGTAATGGCGATGTTTGGAGCTACGCTTACTCTGCCTGGTATGGCCGGTTTAGTTTTAACTGTTGGTATGGCTGTAGATTCTAATGTTATTATAAATGAAAGAATTAGAGAGTTATTAAGAGAAGGTATGAGTATAAAACAAAGTGTTGAAGGTGGATATAAACATGCTATGAGTGCGATTTTAGATTCAAACATCACTTCACTTATCACTTCTGTAGTGCTTTATGCTTATGGAACAGGTGCGGTTAAGGGTTTTGCTGTAACTTTAAGTATAGGAATTTTAGTTTCAATGATTACATCAATTGTAGGAACTCATGGAATGTTTGAAATATTTATGAATCGTATGGAAAAAAGCAATAATACTCGACTTTGGTTTGGATATAGGAGACCTTAA